From Mycolicibacterium cosmeticum, a single genomic window includes:
- a CDS encoding SRPBCC family protein produces MTVLEFSDSILIGRGRDEIYALVSDVTRMGEWSPQCRACWWDDPATGPVVGAWFTGRNETAERTWETRSQVVVADPGRAFAWEVNDGWVRWGFTVDDADAATRLTQSWVFLPRGIVGFGERYGPQADTEIAIRSRAAVSGIPVTLAAIKATAEQGG; encoded by the coding sequence GTGACTGTTCTCGAGTTCTCCGACTCGATCCTGATCGGCCGCGGACGCGACGAAATCTATGCGCTGGTATCCGATGTCACGCGCATGGGGGAGTGGAGTCCACAATGCCGAGCGTGTTGGTGGGACGATCCCGCCACCGGACCGGTGGTCGGCGCGTGGTTCACCGGCCGCAACGAGACCGCCGAGCGAACCTGGGAGACGCGCAGCCAGGTTGTCGTCGCCGACCCCGGGCGCGCATTCGCCTGGGAGGTCAACGACGGCTGGGTCAGGTGGGGCTTCACCGTGGACGATGCCGACGCGGCCACCCGGCTGACACAGTCATGGGTGTTCCTGCCTCGCGGGATCGTCGGCTTCGGTGAACGCTACGGTCCGCAGGCCGACACCGAGATCGCCATTCGCAGCCGCGCTGCCGTATCCGGCATCCCCGTGACGCTGGCGGCAATCAAGGCCACCGCCGAACAGGGCGGCTGA
- a CDS encoding PucR family transcriptional regulator has translation MPASDVDAQLATIGALLNGQLDALVAKTVATIRAEVPFYKKLHVIPDEVLVADTKAKLQAVFDAITAGADFDPSSAVATGGTRAAAGVPLSAVMHAFRIATHALWETMIELSAAHPGISGPALIRATSQFWRAQDIYTDTMSAAYRQQASQQIIDDEAERAALAEALLDGRPTGDYGLWDIAQLLRIPAQGPYLVVAAATPTVGKQALPGITELLRSADVFSAWRLLPDLQTGIAHIPSTAARNHVLGVLSRIAHTAVGVSPLFHDLADTAQALRYARIALEARGSTDGHVVVFDDSVLGVAAVSAPEVNRKLERIVLGTFKDLSLEERGLLVDTFNAWLDNGGSMSQTAAQLFCHPNTVRYRLRRIEERTGRSLSQPRQLAELCLAFEIYRHTP, from the coding sequence GTGCCTGCTTCCGATGTCGACGCGCAGCTCGCCACGATCGGCGCCCTGCTCAACGGCCAGCTCGACGCCCTGGTAGCCAAAACGGTCGCCACGATCCGCGCTGAAGTGCCGTTCTACAAGAAACTGCACGTCATTCCGGATGAAGTGCTGGTGGCCGATACCAAGGCCAAACTGCAAGCGGTCTTCGACGCAATTACCGCAGGCGCTGACTTCGATCCGTCGTCGGCTGTTGCGACAGGCGGCACCCGGGCAGCGGCCGGCGTGCCGCTGTCGGCGGTGATGCACGCATTCCGTATCGCCACTCACGCCCTGTGGGAGACGATGATCGAACTCTCAGCCGCTCACCCCGGCATCAGCGGACCGGCGCTGATCCGCGCCACCTCACAGTTCTGGCGAGCACAAGACATCTACACCGACACGATGTCGGCGGCATACCGCCAGCAAGCCAGCCAGCAGATCATCGACGACGAAGCCGAACGAGCGGCGCTCGCCGAAGCACTCCTGGATGGACGACCGACCGGAGACTACGGGCTCTGGGACATCGCACAGTTGCTCCGCATCCCTGCACAAGGGCCGTATCTGGTGGTCGCCGCAGCCACGCCGACAGTCGGAAAGCAGGCCCTTCCGGGCATTACCGAGCTGTTGCGCAGCGCCGACGTCTTCTCCGCATGGCGGCTGCTGCCCGACTTGCAGACCGGAATTGCGCACATCCCCTCTACTGCGGCTCGCAACCACGTTCTCGGCGTGCTGTCTCGGATAGCACACACCGCCGTAGGGGTCAGCCCACTGTTCCATGACCTGGCCGATACGGCGCAGGCTCTGCGGTATGCGCGCATCGCACTGGAGGCGCGCGGCAGCACCGATGGCCATGTCGTCGTCTTCGATGACTCAGTACTCGGCGTGGCGGCGGTGAGCGCACCCGAAGTCAACAGGAAGCTCGAACGCATCGTCCTCGGCACGTTCAAAGACCTTTCCCTCGAAGAGCGCGGCTTGCTCGTCGACACTTTCAACGCATGGCTGGACAACGGTGGATCGATGTCGCAGACGGCTGCCCAACTGTTCTGCCATCCCAACACAGTTCGATATCGATTGCGGCGCATCGAAGAACGCACCGGACGATCGCTGTCACAACCCCGGCAGCTGGCCGAACTATGCCTGGCATTCGAGATATACCGGCACACGCCGTAA
- a CDS encoding oxidoreductase, which produces MDSFSLGTHTVGRVGFGAMQLPGPGVFGPPRDHDQAIAVLKRAIELGINHIDTAQFYGPRVSNELIREALHPYPEDLALVSKVGARRDDAGNWTPAQQPDELRADIEENLATLGVDRLAAVNLRIHSGDPSSVGPVHRELFDRQLTAMIAARDEGLIEGIGLSSISEEHLRIALDRTDIVTVQNAYNLVDRSAQPVLDLCTERGISFVPFFPLGSAFTADNPVLGHPAVRREAQKLDRTPAQIALAWTLTVAPNVLLIPGTSSVAHLEENTAVRDIELDEETKRELDAAASTGAA; this is translated from the coding sequence ATGGACAGCTTCTCACTCGGCACACACACCGTCGGTCGCGTCGGATTCGGCGCCATGCAGCTCCCCGGCCCCGGGGTGTTCGGCCCGCCCCGCGACCACGACCAGGCCATCGCCGTATTGAAGCGGGCGATCGAACTCGGTATCAACCACATCGACACCGCGCAGTTCTACGGGCCGCGGGTGTCCAATGAGCTGATCCGGGAAGCGCTGCATCCCTACCCCGAGGACCTCGCCCTCGTCAGCAAGGTGGGAGCCCGCCGCGACGACGCGGGCAACTGGACTCCTGCGCAGCAGCCCGACGAGTTGCGTGCCGATATCGAGGAGAACCTGGCCACGTTGGGTGTCGATCGGCTGGCCGCGGTGAACCTGCGCATCCACTCCGGTGATCCGAGCTCGGTCGGCCCGGTACACCGTGAGCTGTTCGACCGGCAGCTGACCGCGATGATCGCCGCCCGTGACGAGGGCCTGATCGAGGGCATCGGCTTGAGCAGCATCTCCGAGGAGCACCTGCGCATCGCGCTGGACCGCACCGACATCGTGACGGTGCAGAACGCCTACAACCTCGTCGACCGCTCGGCTCAGCCCGTTCTCGACCTGTGCACCGAACGCGGGATCTCCTTCGTGCCGTTCTTCCCACTCGGCTCGGCGTTCACCGCGGACAACCCGGTGCTCGGGCATCCCGCGGTCCGGCGCGAGGCGCAGAAGCTGGATCGCACCCCGGCGCAGATCGCGCTGGCGTGGACGTTGACGGTGGCGCCGAACGTGCTGTTGATCCCCGGAACATCGTCGGTGGCGCACCTCGAGGAAAACACGGCGGTCCGCGATATCGAGTTGGACGAGGAGACCAAGCGCGAACTCGACGCCGCGGCGAGTACCGGAGCGGCGTAG
- a CDS encoding aldo/keto reductase: MKVSQETIHERSKLAFTAIGYGGAPIGNFNGTFTESAAADMVAQSWDQGVRYFDTAPGYGNGLSEYRLGHALRTYDRSQLVLSTKVGRVLTPSLNAPNQDGQYQNIPPLVASFDYSYDGVMRAVEQSMQRMLTDRFDALFVHDCDRFTHGSGQPEYFRQAIVSAFPALEALREQGVVKAIGFGVNETDVMTEAVKTTDSDLCLLAGRYTLLEQEPLDELLPICAERGIGIVLGGVYNSGVLATGPVVGARFNYGPAPKDVLAKAGRIEEICGRHGVALPAVALQFAYAHPAVVSVCIGARNAVQQRRNAELFETPVPQEVWDDLRTAGLIREDAPTPAA; this comes from the coding sequence GTGAAGGTATCGCAGGAAACAATCCACGAACGGTCGAAGCTGGCGTTCACCGCGATCGGCTACGGCGGCGCGCCGATCGGCAACTTCAACGGCACGTTCACCGAATCCGCGGCGGCGGACATGGTCGCCCAATCCTGGGATCAGGGCGTGCGCTACTTCGACACCGCACCCGGGTACGGCAACGGTCTGAGCGAATACCGGCTGGGCCATGCGCTACGCACGTACGACCGCTCCCAGCTGGTGCTGTCCACCAAGGTGGGGCGCGTGCTGACCCCGAGCCTGAACGCGCCCAACCAGGACGGCCAATACCAGAACATCCCGCCGCTGGTGGCGTCCTTCGACTACAGCTACGACGGTGTGATGCGGGCGGTGGAGCAGAGCATGCAGCGGATGCTCACCGACCGCTTCGACGCGTTGTTCGTCCACGACTGCGACCGCTTCACCCACGGCTCAGGACAACCCGAGTACTTCCGCCAGGCGATCGTCAGCGCCTTCCCGGCCTTGGAGGCACTGCGCGAACAGGGTGTGGTCAAGGCGATCGGCTTCGGCGTCAACGAGACCGACGTGATGACCGAGGCGGTCAAGACCACGGACTCGGACCTGTGCCTGTTGGCGGGCCGGTACACCCTGCTCGAGCAGGAACCACTCGACGAGCTGCTACCCATCTGCGCGGAGCGCGGTATCGGGATCGTGCTGGGCGGCGTCTACAACAGCGGCGTGCTCGCCACCGGGCCGGTCGTGGGGGCTCGCTTCAACTACGGCCCCGCGCCGAAGGACGTGCTGGCCAAAGCCGGCCGCATCGAGGAGATCTGCGGGCGGCACGGTGTCGCGCTGCCTGCGGTGGCCCTGCAATTCGCCTACGCGCACCCCGCCGTCGTCAGTGTGTGCATCGGTGCCCGCAACGCAGTTCAACAGCGGCGCAATGCCGAGCTGTTCGAAACCCCTGTTCCACAGGAGGTGTGGGACGACCTCCGGACGGCCGGGCTGATCCGCGAGGACGCGCCCACCCCGGCCGCCTGA
- a CDS encoding ABC transporter permease, giving the protein MSGLIVGPHLYAVCVVMVMAAAVYGLSRLGPVWTVPVATARAAGQLAAVSAVLASAMARLWTSVMVLVVMIGVATITAVRRAQAARGAAWLTAPMLAGLTVSLSPLLLSRVVPLTGVALIPIVGIVLGGTMTSSAVAARLTLNMLEVRWGEVEAALSLGFRPRDARMEIIRDAGADALVPNLDQARTAGLVVLPGAFVGVLLSTGSAAQACVAQILVIVALLLSQSCAVALTCELVARSRISRDGL; this is encoded by the coding sequence ATGTCCGGATTGATAGTCGGCCCTCACCTGTACGCAGTCTGTGTGGTGATGGTGATGGCCGCGGCGGTGTACGGGCTGAGCCGGCTGGGACCCGTGTGGACCGTGCCCGTCGCGACGGCGCGCGCAGCCGGTCAGTTGGCGGCCGTGTCGGCGGTACTGGCGTCGGCGATGGCCCGGCTGTGGACGTCGGTCATGGTCCTGGTGGTCATGATCGGCGTCGCCACCATCACCGCCGTGCGCCGCGCCCAGGCCGCCCGCGGCGCCGCGTGGCTGACGGCCCCGATGTTGGCCGGTCTGACGGTCTCCCTGTCACCGTTGCTCCTGAGCCGGGTCGTCCCGCTGACAGGAGTCGCCCTCATCCCGATCGTCGGCATCGTGCTGGGCGGCACGATGACCTCCTCGGCGGTGGCGGCTCGGCTGACGCTGAACATGCTCGAGGTGCGCTGGGGCGAGGTGGAGGCCGCCTTGAGCTTGGGATTCAGACCACGTGATGCCCGGATGGAGATCATTCGTGATGCCGGCGCCGACGCGCTGGTGCCCAACCTCGATCAGGCGCGCACCGCCGGTCTCGTGGTCCTGCCCGGTGCTTTCGTCGGCGTACTGCTGAGCACCGGATCGGCAGCTCAGGCCTGCGTGGCACAGATCCTCGTGATCGTCGCGTTGCTGCTGTCGCAGAGTTGCGCGGTAGCCTTGACGTGCGAGTTGGTCGCCCGGAGCCGGATTTCGCGAGACGGCCTGTGA
- a CDS encoding mycofactocin-coupled SDR family oxidoreductase: MSRLQGKVALITGAARGQGRSHALRLADEGADIIALDVCAQIATVPYPMPDSDDLVTTVDLVKSRGRRVFAAEVDVRDLAGLEKAVQQGVSELGRLDVVVANAGTLNDTAALWELSEEQFQDQIDVNLTGVWKTIKATVPTLLAQNEGGAIILISSISGLTVELNVGHYAASKHGVNGLMRTLSGELAPYGIRVNSINPTNVNTLMINNPRYNRLFAGGVEGATQDQALPALTAMHALAIPFLDPVDVSNAVVYLAGEDGRYITGTTLVIDAGAMNPFKAPHRRTD, translated from the coding sequence ATGTCTCGTCTGCAGGGCAAGGTCGCCCTGATCACCGGTGCCGCCCGCGGCCAGGGCCGCTCCCATGCGCTACGGCTGGCCGACGAAGGCGCCGACATCATCGCGCTGGATGTGTGCGCGCAGATCGCCACCGTGCCCTACCCGATGCCGGATTCCGATGACCTGGTCACGACCGTCGATCTGGTGAAGAGCCGCGGCCGCCGCGTCTTTGCCGCCGAGGTGGACGTCCGCGACCTGGCGGGCCTGGAAAAGGCGGTACAGCAAGGTGTTTCCGAGCTGGGGCGGCTGGACGTGGTGGTGGCCAACGCGGGCACCCTGAACGACACCGCTGCACTGTGGGAGTTGTCCGAAGAGCAGTTCCAGGATCAGATCGACGTCAACCTCACCGGGGTGTGGAAGACGATCAAAGCCACCGTCCCGACGTTGCTCGCCCAGAACGAGGGCGGCGCGATCATCCTGATCAGTTCTATCTCCGGCTTGACCGTCGAGCTCAATGTCGGCCACTACGCGGCGTCCAAGCACGGCGTGAACGGTCTGATGCGCACGCTCTCAGGCGAACTCGCGCCGTACGGGATCCGGGTGAACTCGATCAACCCGACCAACGTCAACACGTTGATGATCAACAACCCGCGCTACAACCGGTTGTTCGCCGGCGGTGTCGAAGGGGCCACCCAGGACCAGGCGCTGCCGGCGCTCACCGCGATGCATGCGCTGGCAATCCCGTTCCTCGACCCCGTGGATGTCAGCAATGCCGTGGTGTATCTCGCGGGTGAGGACGGCCGCTACATCACGGGTACCACCCTGGTGATCGACGCCGGTGCGATGAACCCGTTCAAGGCACCGCACCGACGCACCGACTGA
- a CDS encoding CoA transferase: MITQPFQKSSYDSVVAALPFTVDPSKITVQPGVSYSPSPIKIHDYAVGVMAAFGSVVEHIGTVRGLPAQTMTLNRRHCGLALNSGQLHFLNGYATLLDTWPIGPDNGTYRTADDRYVHMIGLHPHLRDALLAYLNCANTAAAIQAATAGKTAQQLEDEAAAAGLALGIVRSPEEWLALPQGAATAARPMIDFGHTKTAGGRRLGPALRRPLEGVRVIELTHLVAGPTIGRLLAEQGADVIKVQPPIGDWVLPLWLDVSWGKRNIALDIKGRRGFARFAELLSEADVLVSSQRPEALAKLGLDEVGLQRINPNLVVAEASCYASGTPWHGRRGFEQIAQAVTGVMHTHSQDLPEPTVVSVLMNDYLTGYLGAIGAVAALAAREVDGGYWKVGAALTRCSMHALTVVEPQHAEQYAAVSMADLVEFGVDQIGSSGVFTRLAPTVAFSHVPSYAATATNWPATTADTAGWLPPTSSDDPSNITHIPSKMAREDMIRGLIPCYGIEDRGDGGGGLSLASPQLMKLVQEARSQP; the protein is encoded by the coding sequence GTGATCACTCAGCCGTTTCAGAAGTCCAGCTACGACTCTGTCGTCGCCGCGCTGCCGTTCACCGTTGACCCGAGCAAGATCACCGTGCAACCCGGTGTGTCTTACAGTCCCAGCCCGATCAAGATCCACGACTATGCGGTGGGAGTGATGGCCGCCTTCGGATCGGTGGTGGAGCACATCGGCACCGTGCGTGGGTTGCCCGCCCAGACGATGACATTGAATCGGCGGCATTGCGGTCTGGCGCTCAACTCCGGCCAACTGCACTTCCTCAACGGTTACGCCACCCTGCTCGACACATGGCCGATTGGGCCGGACAACGGGACCTACCGCACCGCCGACGACCGATACGTACACATGATCGGCCTGCACCCGCATCTGCGGGACGCCCTGCTGGCTTACCTGAACTGCGCCAACACCGCCGCAGCGATCCAGGCCGCGACCGCCGGCAAGACCGCTCAACAGCTGGAGGACGAGGCCGCGGCCGCGGGGCTGGCACTGGGCATCGTGCGTAGTCCTGAGGAATGGCTGGCTCTACCGCAGGGTGCGGCGACCGCCGCTCGGCCCATGATCGATTTCGGACATACGAAGACCGCTGGCGGGCGTCGCCTGGGTCCCGCGCTACGCCGCCCCCTGGAAGGGGTTCGGGTGATCGAGCTGACTCACCTGGTTGCCGGGCCGACCATCGGACGCCTGCTCGCCGAGCAGGGCGCCGATGTCATCAAGGTGCAACCCCCGATCGGCGACTGGGTCCTGCCGCTGTGGCTCGATGTCAGCTGGGGCAAACGCAATATCGCATTGGACATCAAGGGGCGCCGCGGCTTCGCGCGATTTGCCGAACTCCTTTCGGAGGCGGACGTTTTGGTGTCGAGTCAGCGTCCAGAGGCACTGGCGAAGCTCGGTCTCGACGAAGTAGGCCTACAACGGATCAATCCCAATCTGGTAGTCGCAGAGGCGTCCTGTTACGCAAGCGGTACCCCCTGGCACGGCCGGCGTGGCTTTGAACAAATCGCACAAGCGGTTACCGGTGTCATGCACACCCACTCACAGGACCTTCCCGAACCAACCGTGGTATCAGTCTTGATGAACGACTACCTCACCGGATACCTCGGAGCGATCGGCGCAGTGGCCGCACTCGCCGCCCGGGAAGTAGACGGCGGCTATTGGAAAGTCGGCGCGGCACTCACTCGATGCTCAATGCATGCGCTCACCGTGGTGGAACCGCAACACGCCGAGCAGTACGCCGCTGTGAGCATGGCAGATCTGGTTGAGTTCGGTGTCGACCAGATCGGTTCCTCAGGCGTTTTCACCCGACTCGCACCGACGGTGGCATTCAGCCACGTCCCCTCTTATGCCGCAACCGCCACCAACTGGCCGGCCACCACTGCCGACACGGCAGGCTGGCTGCCCCCGACATCAAGCGACGATCCGAGCAACATCACCCATATTCCCTCGAAGATGGCCCGGGAGGACATGATTCGCGGCCTCATCCCTTGCTACGGGATCGAGGATCGTGGCGATGGCGGAGGCGGCCTCAGCCTTGCCTCTCCGCAGTTGATGAAGCTCGTGCAAGAAGCCCGTAGCCAGCCCTGA
- a CDS encoding thiamine pyrophosphate-binding protein — protein MPRLNGGQVIARILKEYGVPYVAGIPGHGIWGLMDAFNENESKIPFIQTYHEQSAVHLADGYYRVSGRPMCAVTSIGAGASNTVLGLATAYSDSTSVLVITGGPPRHMRGRGVLQELDRQKDNGFPQVTEAVSKRSWVANSIEDLPFIMHRAFSTMLTGRRGPAHIEVPWDLHAETAEVNFHDLARRLPVGLQYPDPEAITRAVDVLSTAKRPMIVVGGGAISAYATDEVRALAEGFDIPVATTWNGKSAFPEDHDLFVGSVGQTGTIHGNHLAANADVVVSIGCRFTDWSASSYAQGKSFSFPPAKLIHIDIDPHEIGKIYPAEVGIVADAKPTVAAIVDSLPAKPDRSDYLAEVAERKAAWEIELSSRRDTDRFPFTLQRPLAALRNVMDRNGIVLVGSGNTQGAVKQTFPVYEPRTHLTTGGFSSMGWPVPAALGAKLAAPERQVASITGDGDFLMTVQEIGVAVQHNIPVVFIVQDNSGYISIRGGQRNATDRIIGTEFNRPDGTPYSPSFKEVGKSFGLESFRVESAGDLEPTFKRAFDAQAPVLVEIPTDRDLASPFVPGWLDFPPLPHITDERADEYRELRAREQHQ, from the coding sequence ATGCCAAGGCTCAACGGCGGACAGGTCATCGCCCGCATTCTCAAGGAGTATGGAGTCCCCTACGTCGCCGGCATCCCGGGCCACGGCATCTGGGGTCTGATGGACGCCTTCAACGAGAACGAATCGAAGATCCCGTTCATCCAGACCTACCACGAGCAGAGCGCGGTGCACCTGGCCGACGGCTACTACCGGGTGTCGGGCCGGCCGATGTGCGCGGTGACCTCCATCGGCGCCGGGGCATCGAACACCGTCCTCGGCCTGGCGACCGCCTACAGCGACTCGACCAGCGTGCTGGTGATCACCGGTGGGCCGCCGCGCCATATGCGCGGCCGCGGCGTGCTCCAGGAGCTGGATCGCCAGAAGGACAACGGTTTTCCGCAGGTCACCGAGGCGGTGTCCAAGCGCAGCTGGGTGGCCAACAGCATCGAGGATCTGCCGTTCATCATGCATCGAGCGTTCTCCACGATGCTGACCGGCCGCCGCGGCCCCGCGCATATCGAGGTGCCGTGGGACCTGCACGCCGAGACCGCCGAGGTGAACTTCCACGACCTGGCCCGTCGGTTGCCGGTCGGCTTGCAGTACCCCGACCCCGAGGCCATCACGCGCGCGGTCGACGTGCTCTCGACCGCCAAGCGGCCGATGATCGTGGTCGGCGGCGGCGCGATCAGCGCCTACGCCACCGATGAGGTGCGGGCACTGGCCGAGGGGTTCGACATCCCGGTGGCGACGACGTGGAATGGCAAGAGCGCCTTCCCCGAAGACCACGATCTGTTCGTCGGCAGCGTCGGGCAGACCGGCACCATCCACGGCAACCACCTGGCCGCCAACGCCGATGTGGTGGTCTCCATCGGCTGCCGTTTCACCGACTGGTCGGCATCCAGCTACGCGCAGGGCAAGTCCTTCTCGTTCCCGCCCGCCAAGCTCATCCACATCGATATCGACCCGCACGAGATCGGCAAGATCTACCCGGCCGAGGTCGGAATCGTCGCCGACGCCAAGCCGACGGTGGCCGCCATCGTCGATTCGTTGCCGGCCAAGCCGGACCGCAGCGACTATCTGGCCGAGGTGGCCGAGCGCAAGGCGGCGTGGGAGATCGAGCTGTCCTCCCGCCGGGACACCGACCGCTTCCCCTTCACCCTGCAGCGCCCGCTCGCTGCCCTGCGAAATGTGATGGACCGCAACGGGATCGTACTCGTCGGTTCCGGCAACACGCAGGGTGCGGTCAAGCAGACCTTCCCCGTGTACGAACCGCGTACCCACCTGACCACCGGTGGTTTCTCGTCGATGGGCTGGCCCGTGCCGGCGGCATTGGGCGCCAAGCTGGCCGCGCCCGAACGCCAGGTGGCCAGTATCACCGGAGACGGCGATTTCCTGATGACGGTGCAGGAGATCGGGGTGGCGGTTCAGCACAACATCCCGGTGGTGTTCATCGTGCAGGACAACTCCGGATACATCTCCATTCGCGGCGGCCAGCGCAACGCCACCGATCGGATCATCGGCACCGAGTTCAACCGCCCGGACGGTACGCCCTACAGCCCCAGCTTCAAGGAGGTCGGAAAGTCCTTCGGGCTGGAGTCCTTCCGGGTGGAGTCGGCGGGCGACCTCGAGCCGACGTTCAAGCGGGCGTTCGACGCCCAGGCACCGGTGCTGGTCGAGATCCCGACCGACCGCGATCTGGCCAGTCCGTTCGTGCCCGGCTGGCTGGACTTCCCGCCGCTGCCGCACATCACCGACGAACGCGCCGACGAGTACCGCGAGCTGCGGGCCCGTGAACAACACCAGTAG
- a CDS encoding SGNH/GDSL hydrolase family protein, with amino-acid sequence MKRHPLWALVIGAAGSLALAVIPPAGAAPDESVITSAVFFGDSLTDAGTYGFRFTTNPGRTWAQHVAGTLGQPDTPNEHVASYDDVYQGKPGIPGPGGLNYAEGGARAELPYSVVSKNPQGTPISAGIQVQRYLAQHATFAPDQLVTLWVGTNDVALNFDPRFGKSLADDLRADRAPTREKMDAERARVRQAAAAEARTASTILRHGAQHLLVFTLFDLGVLPWFETPAARDYVNDLTAAYNGALLDQLPKDPRLQIFDTNAFVTDLLTDPARYGFTHGANEDACAQPGQDYCDADTLKEAGADRTYVFAAAEHITTHAHELLAERVQQQMGVRPKP; translated from the coding sequence ATGAAACGTCATCCGCTGTGGGCACTCGTCATCGGCGCGGCCGGCTCCCTGGCCCTGGCCGTCATCCCGCCGGCGGGTGCCGCGCCCGACGAATCGGTGATCACCAGCGCCGTGTTCTTCGGTGACAGCCTCACCGACGCCGGTACGTACGGCTTCCGGTTCACCACCAATCCCGGCCGGACCTGGGCCCAGCACGTCGCCGGCACCCTCGGCCAGCCGGACACCCCCAACGAACACGTCGCCAGCTACGACGATGTCTATCAGGGAAAGCCCGGTATTCCCGGCCCCGGCGGCCTGAACTATGCCGAAGGCGGCGCCCGCGCCGAACTGCCCTATTCCGTGGTGTCGAAAAATCCGCAAGGGACGCCCATTTCGGCCGGCATCCAGGTACAGCGCTATCTGGCCCAGCACGCGACGTTCGCGCCGGACCAACTGGTGACCCTCTGGGTCGGCACCAACGACGTGGCGCTCAACTTCGATCCGCGATTCGGTAAGAGCCTTGCCGACGACCTGCGCGCCGACCGCGCCCCGACCCGGGAGAAGATGGACGCCGAACGCGCCCGGGTCCGCCAGGCCGCGGCGGCCGAAGCCCGCACCGCATCGACGATTCTGCGCCACGGTGCCCAGCATCTCTTGGTCTTCACGCTCTTCGACCTCGGTGTGCTGCCGTGGTTCGAGACGCCGGCCGCACGCGACTACGTCAACGACCTGACCGCCGCCTACAACGGCGCGCTGTTGGACCAGCTGCCGAAGGATCCGCGCCTGCAGATCTTCGACACCAATGCGTTCGTCACGGATCTGTTGACGGACCCGGCACGGTACGGCTTCACCCACGGGGCGAACGAGGACGCCTGCGCCCAGCCCGGACAGGATTACTGTGACGCGGACACGCTGAAGGAGGCCGGCGCCGACCGCACGTATGTGTTCGCCGCCGCCGAGCACATCACCACCCATGCGCACGAACTGCTTGCCGAGCGGGTGCAGCAGCAGATGGGTGTGCGGCCCAAACCGTGA